In the Sus scrofa isolate TJ Tabasco breed Duroc chromosome 6, Sscrofa11.1, whole genome shotgun sequence genome, one interval contains:
- the CAPNS1 gene encoding calpain small subunit 1 — MFLVNSFLKGGGGGGGGGGGLGGGLGNVLGGLISGAGGGGGGGGGGGGGGGGGGTAMRILGGVISAISEAAAQYNPEPPPPRTHYSNIEANESEEVRQFRRLFAQLAGDDMEVSATELMNILNKVVTRHPDLKTDGFGIDTCRSMVAVMDSDTTGKLGFEEFKYLWNNIKKWQAIYKQFDVDRSGTIGSSELPGAFEAAGFHLNEHLYSMIIRRYSDEGGNMDFDNFISCLVRLDAMFRAFKSLDKDGTGQIQVNIQEWLQLTMYS, encoded by the exons ATGTTCCTGGTTAACTCGTTCCTGaagggtggcggcggcggcggcgggggaggcgggggcttGGGCGGGGGCCTAGGGAATGTGCTCGGAGGCCTGATCAGCGGGGCCggaggcggcggtggcggcggcggtggcggaggaggcggcggcggtgGTGGCGGAACTGCCATGCGCATCCTGGGCGGGGTTATTAGCGCCATCAG TGAGGCGGCTGCGCAGTACAACCCCGAGCCCCCG CCCCCTCGCACCCATTATTCCAACATTGAGGCCAATGAGAGTGAGGAGGTCCGGCAGTTTCGGAGGCTCTTTGCCCAGCTGGCTGGAGAT GACATGGAGGTCAGTGCCACGGAACTCATGAACATTCTCAACAAGGTCGTGACCCGAC ACCCTGATCTGAAGACTGATGGTTTTGGCATTGACACATGTCGAAGCATGGTGGCTGTGATGGAT AGTGACACAACCGGCAAGCTGGGCTTCGAGGAATTCAAGTACTTGTGGAACAACATCAAAAAGTGGCAG GCCATATACAAACAGTTCGATGTTGACCGTTCAGGGACCATTGGCAGCAGTGAACTCCCAGGGGCCTTTGAAGCCGCAG GATTCCACCTGAATGAGCATCTCTACAGCATGATCATCCGACGCTACTCAGATGAGGGAGGGAACATGGATTTTGACAACTTTATCAGCTGCCTGGTCAGACTGGATGCCATGTTCC GTGCCTTCAAATCTCTTGACAAAGATGGTACTGGACAAATCCAGGTGAACATCCAGGAG tggctgcagctgACCATGTATTCCTGA
- the COX7A1 gene encoding cytochrome c oxidase subunit 7A1, mitochondrial precursor yields MRALRVSQALVRSFSSTARNRLENRVAEKQKIFQADNDLPVHLKGGATDNILYRVTMTLCLGGTVYSLYCLGWASFPHKK; encoded by the exons ATGAGGGCCCTGCGG GTCTCCCAGGCTCTGGTCCGCTCCTTTAGCTCAACCGCCCGGAACCGCTTGGAGAACCGAGTGgctgagaaacagaaaatcttCCAG GCGGACAATGACCTCCCGGTGCATTTGAAGGGCGGTGCAACTGACAACATCCTGTACCGAGTGACTATGACTCTGTGTCTGGGGG GCACTGTCTATAGCCTGTACTGCCTCGGCTGGGCCTCCTTCCCTCACAAGAAGTGA